Proteins from one Homalodisca vitripennis isolate AUS2020 chromosome 3, UT_GWSS_2.1, whole genome shotgun sequence genomic window:
- the LOC124358747 gene encoding cuticle protein 3-like produces the protein MLWKTIGIVLFVCFAKTLAINDTQDLVGVRAVNKAAVTDETRTHREETSTESSDCTGKGLFSGCYYMKLAKYLTGYLGGSYGGLEPNFTPPIAGFGTLPPQGIPSGSIPGTPSSPVQPERENSTTEAWDGSYSWKFYVPEGEISAEENGTVDQNVPEGPGTVVRGSFSFSAPDGSHFRVTYTADERGFLPSGDHLPTSPPIPEAILKALFKNVADEEAGIFDDGSYKEGRG, from the exons ATGCTATGGAAGACT ATTGGAATAGttctgtttgtctgttttgcgAAGACATTGGCGATCAACGATACTCAAGACTTAGTCGGTGTTCGTGCTGTGAACAAAGCTGCCGTAACAGATGAAACTCGAACTCATAGAGAAGAAACCTCAACTGAAAGTTCTGACTGCACTGGGAAAGGTTTATTTAGTGGTTGTTATTACATGAAGTTAGCGAAGTATTTAACTGGCTACTTGGGAGGATCGTATGGAGGACTAGAACCTAACTTTACGCCACCTATTGCCGGATTTGGTACTTTGCCTCCACAAGGAATCCCTTCTGGTAGCATTCCAGGGACTCCTTCCTCACCTGTTCAACCTGAAAGAGAGAACTCAACAACCGAGGCATGGGATGGATCATACTCTTGGAA ATTTTACGTACCGGAAGGTGAGATATCAGCGGAAGAAAATGGAACCGTAGATCAGAACGTTCCCGAAGGTCCTGGCACAGTCGTTAGAGGTTCTTTCAGTTTTTCTGCTCCTGATGGATCACATTTTAGAGTGACTTACACTGCCGATGAGAGAGGGTTCCTCCCTTCAGGAGACCATCTGCCTACCTCTCCTCCGATACCTGAAGCTATACTTAAGGCCCTCTTTAAAAACGTTGCAGATGAAGAAGCAGGAATCTTTGATGACGGAAGCTACAAGGAAGGTAGAGGCTGA